In Paracoccus aerodenitrificans, the following are encoded in one genomic region:
- the hisF gene encoding imidazole glycerol phosphate synthase subunit HisF produces the protein MLKIRIIPCLDVADGRVVKGVNFVDLIDAGDPVEAAKAYDAAGADEICFLDIHATHENRGTMFDVVTRTAEQCFVPLTVGGGVRTPEDVRALLLAGADKVSFNSAAVADPDVIARAADRFGSQCIVCAIDAKGVGDNRWEIFTHGGRKPTGIDAIEFARIVAAKGAGEILLTSMDRDGTRSGFNLPLTRAISDAVDIPVIASGGVGTLDHLVEGVTEGGASAVLAASIFHFGTFTIAEAKAHMASAGIPMRLT, from the coding sequence ATGCTGAAGATACGTATCATTCCCTGTCTTGATGTCGCCGATGGCCGCGTGGTCAAGGGTGTCAATTTCGTCGATCTTATTGACGCGGGCGACCCGGTCGAGGCTGCGAAGGCCTATGACGCGGCGGGGGCGGATGAGATCTGCTTTCTCGATATTCACGCGACGCATGAAAATCGCGGCACCATGTTCGATGTGGTCACGCGGACGGCCGAGCAGTGTTTTGTCCCTCTGACCGTGGGTGGAGGGGTGCGCACGCCCGAAGATGTCCGCGCATTGCTGCTGGCCGGGGCGGATAAGGTCTCGTTCAACTCTGCCGCTGTGGCCGATCCCGATGTGATCGCCCGGGCTGCCGACCGCTTCGGCAGTCAGTGCATCGTTTGCGCCATCGACGCGAAAGGCGTCGGTGACAACCGTTGGGAGATCTTCACGCATGGCGGACGCAAGCCGACCGGGATCGACGCCATCGAATTCGCCCGCATCGTCGCGGCAAAAGGCGCCGGAGAGATCCTGCTGACCTCGATGGATCGTGACGGTACGCGGTCCGGGTTCAACTTGCCTTTGACGCGGGCGATTTCCGACGCGGTGGATATTCCCGTCATCGCCTCTGGCGGAGTCGGCACGCTGGATCATCTTGTGGAAGGCGTGACAGAGGGCGGCGCATCCGCGGTTCTGGCCGCCTCGATCTTCCATTTCGGAACGTTTACCATCGCCGAGGCCAAGGCGCATATGGCCTCGGCCGGTATCCCGATGAGGCTGACATGA